A section of the Oreochromis aureus strain Israel breed Guangdong linkage group 22, ZZ_aureus, whole genome shotgun sequence genome encodes:
- the mapk15 gene encoding mitogen-activated protein kinase 15 — protein MNKKYESANISDVEEHISLKYDIKKRLGKGAYGIVWKAVDRQTGEIVAVKKIFDAFRNRTDAQRTFREIMFLQEFGGHPNIVKLLNVIRAQNDKDIYLIFEYMDTDLHAVIKKGTLLKDIHKRYVMYQLLKATKYLHSGNVIHRDQKPSNVLLDSDCVVKLCDFGLARSLNQIQEDSGNPALTEYVATRWYRAPEILLGSTRYTKGVDMWSLGCILGEMLLGKALFPGTSTINQIEKIMSAIPHPSPEDILAIKSEYGSSVIQRMLLKPQVPLEDLLQPSVPPDALDLLKGFLVFNPDKRLTAEQALQHPYLARFHNPAKEPTLNYDVVLPVDDDIQLSVVQYRNKLYEMILERRTNQGMLRLIQPKEGSCVSSREKPSVKCDKGEKSQEAANSIRDDDDERKPKPDKTDETSHAPPRTGVGKTEAVNASTPPAAEKTSPLAGPGIGKLTYNPITHAPNVFVRSPGGPPHSYQSTAASRIPVGQNSYSNAPASPTEGTSAGVSMDQILQRGRSAPVAHNHSFSSSLNHTQNNPLVRKDEASLSSGLYITSARLNQRSTTQVHEARPPPRFSKKVFQTNCNVAAAGDPRAKLGSYSQAYGTINKTGLDSLLRGRPCNQ, from the exons atgaacaaaaaatatGAATCAGCAAACATCTCCGATGTGGAGGAGCACATTTCTCTGAAGTATGACATTAAGAAGAGACTTGGAAAAGGG GCCTACGGCATTGTCTGGAAAGCAGTTGACAGACAGACTGGTGAGATTGTGGCTGTGAAAAAAATCTTTGATGCCTTCAGAAACAGGACAGATGCCCAG cgaacgTTCAGAGAAATCATGTTCCTCCAG GAGTTTGGAGGCCACCCCAACATCGTTAAGCTTCTAAATGTCATCAGAGCACAGAACGATAAAGACATTTACCTCATCTTTGAATATATGG ATACCGACCTGCATGCAGTGATAAAGAAAGGCACCCTACTGAAAGACATCCATAAACGTTATGTGATGTACCAGCTCCTCAAAGCCACCAAATATCTGCATTCAGGAAATGTTATCCACAGGGACCAAAAG CCGTCCAACGTGCTCTTGGACTCTGACTGTGTTGTCAAGCTGTGTGACTTCGGCTTGGCCAGATCGCTCAACCAGATCCAAGAGGACAGTGGGAATCCTGCACTGACGGAGTACGTGGCCACACGGTGGTATCGAGCTCCCGAGATCCTGCTGGGATCCACAAG GTACACTAAAGGCGTGGACATGTGGAGCCTTGGCTGTATCCTGGGAGAGATGCTGCTGGGAAAAGCCCTGTTCCCTGGGACATCCACCATCAACCAAATAGAGAAGATCATGAGTGCCATTCCACACCCCAGCCCAGAAG ATATTCTCGCAATCAAGTCAGAATATGGATCCTCTGTCATACAGAGAATGCTACTAAA ACCACAGGTGCCTTTGGAGGATCTTCTTCAGCCCTCTGTGCCTCCCGATGCTCTCGACCTGTTGAAGGGTTTCCTGGTTTTCAACCCAGACAAGCGGCTAACTGCAGAGCAAGCCCTCCAACACCCATACTTAGCCAG ATTTCACAATCCAGCCAAAGAGCCAACTCTGAACTACGACGTAGTGCTGCCAGTGGATGATGACATCCAGCTATCTGTGGTTCAATACCGCAACAAACTATATGAG ATGATACTGGAGAGGAGAACTAACCAAGGGATGCTGAGGTTGATCCAGCCAAAGGAAGGAAGCTGTGTCAGCAGCAGAGAGAAGCCCAGTGTGAAGTGTGATAAAGGAGAAAAGAGCCAAGAGGCTGCAAACAGCAtcagagatgatgatgatgaaagaaaaccaaaaccTGATAAAACTGATGAGACGAGCCACGCGCCTCCACGTACAGGAGTCGGCAAAACCGAGGCTGTGAATGCATCTACCCCACCTGCAGCAGAGAAGACGAGCCCTCTAGCTGGCCCTGGCATAGGAAAACTTACATATAACCCTATCACACATGCCCCAA ATGTCTTCGTTCGGAGTCCAGGTGGTCCTCCTCATTCCTACCAATCCACTGCAGCCAGCAGGATACCAGTGGGACAGAACAGCTACAGTAATGCACCTGCATCACCAACAGAGGGCACCAGTGCTGGTGTA TCGATGGACCAGATTCTCCAGCGTGGTCGCTCAGCCCCTGTGGCCCATAACCATTCCTTCTCCTCGTCCCTTAACCACACCCAGAATAACCCCTTAGTACGCAAAGATGAGGCATCCTTGTCTTCTGGGCTTTACATCACATCAGCACGTCTG AACCAGCGCTCCACCACTCAGGTGCACGAGGCCCGGCCACCGCCGCGGTTCAGCAAGAAAGTGTTTCAGACTAACTGTAACGTGGCAGCAGCTGGCGACCCACGAGCCAAACTAGGCAGCTATTCGCAGGCCTATGGCACCATCAACAAGACTGGACTGGACAGTCTTCTTCGGGGCCGCCCTTGCAACCAGTGA
- the si:ch211-199g17.9 gene encoding synaptonemal complex central element protein 1 isoform X1 produces the protein MSDLEGFSIEDMINVKPLRGGGELQEPKVEQLIGKLGRLKQGKRALEEEIVKIKSVSDSLEKELENLQTKVFQLEAIHKEKEEVCNKLQFQCEESEQDAARQLQLNKKSEQLLEQYRYEIQDLKLKHRKLRMRFENQLHQLIDQHKNLHYVFTPERLPDELKSVENTKSQLLAAEKLKLTQLHNLDEELEEMKNQKQAQAAAAETQEE, from the exons ATGAGTGATTTAGAAG GGTTCAGCATCGAGGACATGATTAATGTCAAACCGCTGAGAGGAG GTGGAGAACTGCAGGAGCCAAAggttgaacagctgatcggaaaACTCGGGAGGCTTAAACAGG GTAAAAGAGCCCTGGAAGAAGAAATTGTCAAGATAAAGTCAGTCAGTGACTCACTGGAGAAGGAGCTGGAAAACT TACAAACTAAAGTCTTCCAACTGGAGGCAATCCACAAAGAAAAGGAAG AGGTGTGCAATAAGCTCCAGTTTCAGTGTGAAGAGTCTGAGCAGGACGCTGCCAG acaGTTACAACTGAATAAGAAAAGTGAGCAGCTCCTGGAGCAGTATAGATATGAAATCCAGGATCTCAAGCTTAAACACCGGAAACTACG GATGAGATTTGAAAACCAGCTTCATCAACTGATAGACCAGCACAAGAATCTGCACTATGTCTTT ACTCCAGAGAGACTCCCAGATGAATTAAAGAGTGTTGAGAATACAAAGAGCCAGCTGTTGGCAGCTG AAAAGCTAAAGCTCACTCAGCTGCACAACCTCGATGAGGAGCTGGAAGAGATGAAGAACCAGAAGCAGGCTCAGGCAGCAGCTGCAGAGACTCAGGAGGAATAA
- the grinaa gene encoding glutamate receptor, ionotropic, N-methyl D-aspartate-associated protein 1a (glutamate binding), giving the protein MSQDKSRYPIMGETNPLHNDVYGPSQLGFGVPPPNYSQAPGGPYPPAAGYGQPGYGQPGFPQAGPGFAPGPYPQMPYPQGPYPQGPYQQGPAQPGFPGDPMAPPVGSPGYHGDGPPSYYDNDEFTNSGFEDKNIRQAFIRKVFMVLTVQLLITFSFVAVFTFVDEAKLFVRKNTWTYYVSYAVFFVSLIVLSCCGDFRRKHPWNLVALSILTLSLSYMVGMIASFYDTDSVIMAVGITAVVCFTVVLFSLQSKYDFTSCRGVLFVCLIVLLLFSILCIFIRHKILHIVYASLGALLFTCFLAVDTQLLLGNKKLALSPEEYIFAALNLYTDIINIFLYILAIVGRSRE; this is encoded by the exons ATGTCCCAGGACAAGAGTAGGTACCCCATAATGGGTGAGACCAACCCACTTCATAATGATGTCTATGGACCCTCTCAGCTAGGGTTTGGTGTGCCCCCCCCAAACTACAGCCAAGCCCCAGGGGGGCCCTACCCACCAGCAGCGGGATACGGGCAGCCCGGATACGGACAGCCTGGCTTCCCCCAGGCAGGCCCAGGCTTCGCTCCCGGTCCCTACCCTCAGATGCCCTATCCACAGGGACCGTACCCTCAGGGGCCATATCAGCAAGGACCTGCACAGCCAGGCTTTCCTGGAGACCCCATGG CACCACCTGTAGGTAGCCCTGGTTACCATGGTGACGGCCCTCCATCTTATTACGACAACGATGAGTTCACCAACTCCGGCTTCGAGGACAAGAACATCCGACAAGCCTTCATCAGAAAA GTCTTCATGGTTCTCACCGTGCAGCTGCTGATCACTTTCTCCTTCGTTGCTGTCTTCACCTTTGTCGATGAAGCCAAGTTATTTGTGCGTAAAAATACGTGGACGTACTACGTGTCCTATGCAGTCTTCTTCGTGTCTTTGATTGTCCTCAGCTGCTGTGGTGACTTCCGCCGCAAGCACCCCTGGAATTTGGTTGCTCTG TCCATCCTGACATTGAGCCTCTCCTACATGGTGGGTATGATCGCTAGCTTCTATGACACAGACAGCGTCATCATGGCTGTGGGCATCACCGCGGTAGTCTGCTTCACCGTTGTCCTCTTCTCACTACAG agcAAGTATGACTTTACTTCCTGTCGGGGTGTGCTGTTCGTGTGCCTGATCGTGCTGTTGCTCTTCTCCATCCTTTGCATCTTCATCCGCCACAAGATCCTGCACATCGTCTATGCCTCACTGGGAGCGCTACTGTTCACTTGC TTTTTGGCTGTTGATACTCAGCTTCTCCTGGGAAACAAGAAGTTGGCCTTGAGTCCAGAGGAATACATTTTTGCCGCACTCAACCTCTACACTGACATCATCAACATTTTCCTCTACATCCTGGCGATCGTGGGACGCTCCCGCGAGTGA
- the si:ch211-199g17.9 gene encoding synaptonemal complex central element protein 1 isoform X2, translated as MINVKPLRGGGELQEPKVEQLIGKLGRLKQGKRALEEEIVKIKSVSDSLEKELENLQTKVFQLEAIHKEKEEVCNKLQFQCEESEQDAARQLQLNKKSEQLLEQYRYEIQDLKLKHRKLRMRFENQLHQLIDQHKNLHYVFTPERLPDELKSVENTKSQLLAAEKLKLTQLHNLDEELEEMKNQKQAQAAAAETQEE; from the exons ATGATTAATGTCAAACCGCTGAGAGGAG GTGGAGAACTGCAGGAGCCAAAggttgaacagctgatcggaaaACTCGGGAGGCTTAAACAGG GTAAAAGAGCCCTGGAAGAAGAAATTGTCAAGATAAAGTCAGTCAGTGACTCACTGGAGAAGGAGCTGGAAAACT TACAAACTAAAGTCTTCCAACTGGAGGCAATCCACAAAGAAAAGGAAG AGGTGTGCAATAAGCTCCAGTTTCAGTGTGAAGAGTCTGAGCAGGACGCTGCCAG acaGTTACAACTGAATAAGAAAAGTGAGCAGCTCCTGGAGCAGTATAGATATGAAATCCAGGATCTCAAGCTTAAACACCGGAAACTACG GATGAGATTTGAAAACCAGCTTCATCAACTGATAGACCAGCACAAGAATCTGCACTATGTCTTT ACTCCAGAGAGACTCCCAGATGAATTAAAGAGTGTTGAGAATACAAAGAGCCAGCTGTTGGCAGCTG AAAAGCTAAAGCTCACTCAGCTGCACAACCTCGATGAGGAGCTGGAAGAGATGAAGAACCAGAAGCAGGCTCAGGCAGCAGCTGCAGAGACTCAGGAGGAATAA